Part of the Salinimonas iocasae genome, GATGACTATTGATTACTGGGTTATCTCACAGTCGCTCAGTAAGCTCGCGCAATTGCACGCCAATGGCTTCACCGATGTTAAAATAGCTATCAATGTATCAGCGGCGCAATTTCTCGATAGTTCTTTACCTGCCTATTTAGAACAGCAGATTGCATATTACAACGTATCGGCTGAGCATATTGAGCTGGAACTGACTGAAACCGCGCTGGTGGCGGATATGAACCGCGCCACCGCGACGCTGGAAACCATCCGGGCGATGGGCTGTCTTATTGCCATAGATGATTTCGGTACGGGTTATTCGTCTTTAGGGTACCTTAAAGCCTTACCGGCCGATTACATCAAGGTCGATCGTTCTTTTGTCTCGGGCATGGTTGAAAGCGCCGATGACCGCAGTATCGTTTCCTCTACCATTTCAATGGTTAAAGGCATGGGCTTAACGGTGATTGCCGAGGGCATTGAAACCGAGGAGCAATTTGAGATGCTTACCGGCTTTGGTTGTCATCAGGGCCAGGGCTACCTGTTCAGCCCGCCTATTCCCGAGGCCGCATTGTGGGAAGAACTGAACAAAAATCTGCATCAGGGTGTATGGAAAACAGATGCGTCATAGCCTGTAAACCGTTAAGGTGTGGCGAATTATTTACAATTAAATTTATCGTCACCCGTCACAAACACGGAAAGAGTGTACCCTTCCTCCCGCATTCTTTAAAATGACGCTTTTATTTTCTCAATGGAGATAAGCATGTCTGAGGCATTTATTGCACATTTACGCTCGCAGATAGAGCAGGTTAAAGAAGACGGCCTGTATAAAAAAGAGCGCGTTATTACCTCGCAGCAAAAAGCAGATATTGAAGTGGGCAATGACCACGTAATTAATTTTTGTGCGAATAACTACCTTGGACTGGCCAACCATCCCGATTTAGTTTCAGCCGCCAAAGACGGCCTGGATACCCACGGTTTTGGTGTAGCATCAGTGCGATTTATCTGTGGTACGCAGGACATTCACAAGCAGCTTGAAACAAAAATCAGCGACTTTCTGGGTACCGAAGATACTATTTTGTACCCGTCATGTTTTGACGCAAACGGCGGCCTGTTTGAAACGATTTTAGACAAAGAAGATGCGATTATCTCTGATGCGCTTAATCATGCCAGCATCATCGACGGTGTACGTCTGTCAAAAGCCAAACGCTATCGCTATGCCAATAATGATATGGAAGCGCTGGAAGACCAGCTCAAGCAAGCTACTGCTGATGGCGCCCGCTTTAAAGTCATCGCCACAGACGGTGTATTTAGCATGGACGGCGTTATCGCGAACCTGAAAGGGATTTGTGACCTGGCGGATAAATACGATGCGCTGGTCATGGTGGATGATTGCCACGCAACTGGCTTCTTAGGTGAAAATGGTCGTGGCAGTCATGAGTACTGTGAAGTGCTGGATCGCGTCGATATCCTTACCGGTACGCTGGGTAAAGCGCTCGGTGGTGCTTCAGGCGGTTACACCTCTGGTAAAAAAGAAATTGTTGAATGGCTGCGTCAGCGTTCGCGCCCTTATCTTTTTTCTAACTCTGTTGCGCCACCTATCGTATCAGCCTCACTAAAAGTGTTTGATATGATGGCTAACGGCCACGATCTGCGTGAGCAGCTGTGGAAAAACGCGTCACATTTCAGAAAGCGTATGGAAGACGCCGGCTTCACACTTGCCGGTAAAGATCACGCGATTATCCCGGTTATGCTGGGCGATGCCAAAAAGGCCAGTGAAATGGCAGATAAACTCCTTGAGAAAGGCATATACGTTATCGGCTTTTCTTATCCGGTTGTGCCAAAGGGTGAGGCACGAATTCGCACCCAGATGTCGGCAGGACACAGTATTGAACACGTCGATAAAGCTGTTGATGCCTTTATCGAAGTAGGACGTGAGATGGGGGTGATTGAATGAAATCACTGGTAAAAGCAAAACGCGAAAAGGGCATTTGGCTGCAGGACACCCCAGAGCCGGAAGTCGGTCACAATGATTTGCTCATAAAGATTCGCAAAACCGCTATTTGCGGTACCGATATGCATATCTACAACTGGGATGAGTGGTCACAACAAACCATTCCAGTCCCTATGGTGGTTGGCCATGAATATGTCGGCGAAGTCGTCGGCATGGGCCAGGAAGTGCGTGGCTTTGAAATTGGCGATCGTGTTTCCGGTGAAGGACACATAACCTGCGGGCATTGCCGTAACTGCCGTGCAGGCCGTCGTCATCTTTGCAGAAATACCACAGGGGTCGGCGTAAATCGCCCCGGTGCGTTTGCCGAGTACCTGGTTATCCCGGCGTTTAATGCATTTAAAATCCCTGACAATATCAGTGATGAACTGGCATCTATTTTTGACCCGTTCGGTAATGCTGTGCATACCGCGCTGTCATTCGACCTGGTGGGTGAGGATGTCTTAATTACCGGTGCCGGTCCCATCGGCGCGATGGCTGCGGCTGTGGCGCGTCATGTTGGCGCGCGTCATGTGGTAATTACCGATATCAATCCATATCGCCTTGAGCTTGCAAAGAAAATGGGCGCTACGCGTACCGTGGATGTCAGCAAAGAAGATCTTAAGGATGTTATGGCCGAAATCGGTATGTCTGAAGGCTTCGACGTGGGCCTTGAGATGTCTGGTGTGCCATCAGCATTTCGCGATATGCTGGATAAGATGAACAATGGCGGCAAAGTCGCTATGCTGGGTATTCCGCCGTCAGATGTTGCTATTGACTGGAATCAGGTTATCTTCAAGGGGCTGGTGGTTAAAGGTATCTATGGCCGCGAAATGTTTGAGACCTGGTACAAAATGGCTTCTTTACTGCAAAGCGGCCTGGATTTGTCACCGGTAATCACCCATCAGTTTGATATTGATGATTTCCAGAAAGGCTTCGATCAGATGGGCTCGGGAGAGTCAGGTAAAGTCATT contains:
- a CDS encoding glycine C-acetyltransferase, producing MSEAFIAHLRSQIEQVKEDGLYKKERVITSQQKADIEVGNDHVINFCANNYLGLANHPDLVSAAKDGLDTHGFGVASVRFICGTQDIHKQLETKISDFLGTEDTILYPSCFDANGGLFETILDKEDAIISDALNHASIIDGVRLSKAKRYRYANNDMEALEDQLKQATADGARFKVIATDGVFSMDGVIANLKGICDLADKYDALVMVDDCHATGFLGENGRGSHEYCEVLDRVDILTGTLGKALGGASGGYTSGKKEIVEWLRQRSRPYLFSNSVAPPIVSASLKVFDMMANGHDLREQLWKNASHFRKRMEDAGFTLAGKDHAIIPVMLGDAKKASEMADKLLEKGIYVIGFSYPVVPKGEARIRTQMSAGHSIEHVDKAVDAFIEVGREMGVIE
- the tdh gene encoding L-threonine 3-dehydrogenase, whose protein sequence is MKSLVKAKREKGIWLQDTPEPEVGHNDLLIKIRKTAICGTDMHIYNWDEWSQQTIPVPMVVGHEYVGEVVGMGQEVRGFEIGDRVSGEGHITCGHCRNCRAGRRHLCRNTTGVGVNRPGAFAEYLVIPAFNAFKIPDNISDELASIFDPFGNAVHTALSFDLVGEDVLITGAGPIGAMAAAVARHVGARHVVITDINPYRLELAKKMGATRTVDVSKEDLKDVMAEIGMSEGFDVGLEMSGVPSAFRDMLDKMNNGGKVAMLGIPPSDVAIDWNQVIFKGLVVKGIYGREMFETWYKMASLLQSGLDLSPVITHQFDIDDFQKGFDQMGSGESGKVILNW